The following is a genomic window from Heptranchias perlo isolate sHepPer1 chromosome 6, sHepPer1.hap1, whole genome shotgun sequence.
tgagcacaatgtAAGCTGAAACTggagtgcagtactaagggagtgctgcacctttGGATATGCCATCATTCGGacgtggtgtcctggccaatatttatctcatgatgtggagatgccggtgatggactggggttgacaattgtaaacaattttacaacaccaagttatagtccagcaattttattttaaattcacaagctttcggagattttctccttcctcaggcaaatgtttcaggatgtttcagatcctgaaacatttgcctgaggaaggagaaaatctccgaaagcttgtgaatttaaaataaaattgctggactataacttggtgttgtaaaattgtttacaaatatttatctcaaccaacatcattaaaacatcaTCTGgtggtcacattgctgtttgtgggatcttgctgtgcacaatttggctgccacatttcctacaacagtgatacttcaaaaagtacttaattggctgtaaaaagtACTACATAAATGctagtcttttttctttttataggtCAGGTACACAACCTACCAGCCACATTACAAGGGTTTTCCAATGATTAAACTCAATTTGCTGTCTGATTTTCACTCCTTTCCTGTCGCTACATGCAAAGCttccaccccccaaacagattAAAAGAAATAAATTTGCCATATGAAAACCTCTCACTGCATAGCAAGTTTGTTGCTTATACATGACAAAAATTTCAGTTTACATCTTGGCACTTCAAAATTCAGCTCTAGCATTAATACTAGAGATATGTTTAACtgccagatttagaattcaccatTGGTTGTTACTCTGACACCACTCCTAATGGATGTCTCTACGCTCACTTCACTTAAACTCAGATGAATAGATTGCAGGTAAATGAGAGTTGATGTATAGatcagtgatctaattgaatggcagaacagactcgaggggctgcattgcctactcctgttccttgaaTCCAAGACTGTTAAAgatgttacatcaaaactacagtacagaaacagcccattcatcccaactggtctatgctggcgtttatttctacacaagcctcctccctccttcatctaaccctatcagcattcccatctattcctttctcccttgtgcttatctagcttccccttaaatacagctgtgctatttgcctcaactactccttgtgatagcatgtttcacattgtaaccactctttgggtaaagaagtttctctggaattccctattggatttattagtgactattttatatttatgaactctagttttggaccccccctccccccagtgaaaattttttctctgcatctaccctattgccactgggtcaaaatcttggaactgccTACTTAACAGCAttacgggagaaccttcaccacatggattgcagcggttcaaggcggcagctcgcCATcaccttcaagggcaattagggatgggcaataaatgctggccttgccagcaaaatccacatcccacaaacgaataaaaagaaaacccTTTCAtcaccttaaagacctctatcaggtcactgctCAGCCTTCTAGAAGAAAAAAAGACACAGCATATtcatcctttcctgataaatatatcctcagttctggtatcatccttgtgaatctttttgcaccctctccaatgcctctatatcctttctataatttggagaccagaactatgcacagtatccagtgtggtctaaccaaggttctatacaagtttaaccatagcttctctgcttttcaattctatccctctagaaatgaatccatttgatttgccttttttaatggccttattagccTACGTCACTttatagtgatttgtatatctgtaccctcagatccctttgctcctctatcccatttaacgtAAAGTTAACTCACTTatctattgaaattaatttgccaattacacacccattctacaagtttattaatgtctttgtgcattttgatgcattcttcctattAACTAgacccaatttgatgtcatctgtaaattttgaaattgtacttccaatttccAAATcgctaatgtaaattgtgaacaatggccccagcaccgatccctgcagaacACCTTTTCCCGcagtttgccagtctgagtacccTGTTTTGTAGGTAACTGCTATCCATTCTACCTGTctcaactccacatgctctggccttcgtcatgagtctacaatgcagtaccttaaatcgaaggccttttggaaatccaaatatattacatctactgcattaccctggtctactctgttacttcttcaaagaattcagtaaggttagtcaagcatgactttcctttctgaaatcagtgatattctttattatatttgcaatctctagatgtttttccattacatcttttgagtaaagattccattattttacctaccaccaacattaagctatcTGGTCTAGTTCCCTAGATTTGttgtatctccctttttaaatataggaataacataagCTGTCCGCCAGTCTCCTGGCACTACTCCCTTTTCAAATGCACTTTTATATACGTGTAATAGTGCATCTGCAATCTCTTCCTCAGCTTCTTTTAATagtcacagatgcaatccatcaggaccaggggttttattcttgctaagtttgattagtttatctttttttaaaatctcttctaatgctatgcccaccttgttagtctccctggtaaatagagGCAAAGTAATGTCTGCAATTAATTCATATTCAaggtgtttaaaaataaaatgttttgagTTCAGTTGTTCCCTTTAACTGTGGTTCCAGTGTATAGTATCAAAACTATCTGCATCAAGATAGTGCTGAAGATAAAATTTACTAAATCTATAACTGGCATGTATACGTGGAGGATTCCTTTTCCGAAAGTCCTGTATACAGTACTTTTTATTGAACAAAGCAACCATTAACAGAAGAGCATGTCCTTGAACCCTTTTAATCCTCAGGtttaaattctctaccccagtaacAAAATACAAGTTTGCAACCTGCTTCCCCAATCTTACACACATCACTGTGGGTCGGTACAGAGACCAAGCACTTCCCAGGAGAGCTGGGTAAGAGAAAGTCAGCTAGACTTTCAACACCCAATCTAGttcactttcaaaagagaacaagGGCCTGAAGATAGGAGATATACCTTACCTGACATCACTTCCACAAATTTGTACAAAAGGAGAATGCTTAGTTGATTTCTCATAGTAAATTAACTTGATCGGTCCAACTGTCATGCCAGAACTCCACTTAAGCAAAACTTTAACTGAATGACCAAATGAATTTGAGCTGCTTTAGATGGTTAAGAGTTACAAGAGCCTCAGTGCTCATGGGTTGGGGAGGTGGGAAAATCAACTAggactcccaatcatcagtaagtCCTGTTGGATATTAGGTACTTGTACATGCTGGTAAAAAGGCTTACATGTGATGGCCCCTGATGCACACTTACTGTCTTACTGCAGAGAGGGTGTATGTACAGCCTGACAAGCTTACAAAGACAGGTTTCTATTCTTTAGATCGACATAGCAATACAAAAAATATTGATTATATTAGACAGAAATAATAGTCTTGTTTGATTTTGATAAAATAGTCGTTaatcttgtttgataacgctcccgtgaagcaccttaggacattttactacgttaaaggcattacataaatgtTAAGTTGTTGTTGGTTCATGTATGAAAAGTCACTTGGAAGATATACCAGAGGGTGACTAGCAGCCAGAGATGCATACCACAACAGTCAGCAGGGGTGAAAGTTGGCAAAAGAATGCACAAAAATTAATACAAAATGTGACAAGAAAATTTATTTGAAAACAAAATTATGCCATGAATTCATATGGAATTGGTTCCAGCAACTGTGGCTTGTTAGCTTTGGTTCTTACGAAATGTGCCTTTCTGGGCTCAGCAGGCTGCGGAGTAGAAAAACATCACATTAGTTAACTGGTATGTTATTTTGATATTCAACCATATTGACATCCATTGATAAATCAAGATTCTGCTTAGAATCATACCCAAAAACACAAATCCCCATAACAACTTGAGGCATGAAACCAGTATATCCAAGTCATAAGCCAATCTGCTTCAAAAACTTTCACCATATTTGGCTGTTATTCTTGTATACATTTGTAAATCAATGAACAACCCCAACTgcaacccccccctctcccatttTTATCATCCAAGTGTTCATAAAAATATTTTCAGGTCTTGTATAATACAACcagctgcagagtaaagctccattatGCCATTGCAGTAGTGCCTGGGGGAGTGGAATGTTCTTGCATTATGACACACAAGTTACACAAGCAGCCAATACTTCATACAGAGAACGGGAACAAAAAATATTTGATTCCCTGCCACGGAAGAGCACAAATTTCgccgcgcccctcccccccccgccaaaatAACGAAATATTTTGCTGGGCTTCACTCTTTGGTTTTACCTTAACCTAGACCATGAATACAAAAATCTTTGTAGCAGTGCATATTTAACCATTTTTTTGTCCAGTGTTTCATTTGCTATTGTCTCAGCCTTCAATATTGCATTACTGCCTTGAAATTGTATGTTGTTATCACACTTAGTCAAGTGTTTTTGACTTTCTGGTGCGCTTAGTAAAACTGATTCAGTCCAGGTTaattttttccaattttcctATAAAGGAAAACGTTTCATGTGCTTCCGCTCAAAGTCAAGTTACATTGAGTTCTGCTGTAGTCTCAGACAAGCAGTGCAGCTATGTGcttagaagtaaaaaaaaattcagacccccccccaccacagaaaACATGATCTTCACGTCATGCCAGCTTTGAATTGCCAATACAACCAGGATCTccttccccccacacacccccccaaaTATCAGCAGGTAAACTTCAGTAATAAGCAAATGTAGGTCACGCCTTCTGGTATCCAGTTGTGATGCAGACAATATTCCACTTTGGATGGTCACCTAAAATTGAAGTTGCCCACCCTGGTGCCCTTACCTGGCGCTTCAGCTCAACCCAGGTCCCGTTCTCCTTAGCCTCTCTCTTTGCCAGTTCATTTGCTTTCACACGCTGCAGGAAGCTGTCCCGGCTTTTTGAATGCTTGATGTGCTCAATACGCACATTAATTCTTTTGGCGAGGATCTTGCCCCTAGGGTGCAATTTAAGGCAAGAGATTCAGAATGCCACTATAACAAACAATCATCTAACATTCATAATCGAAACACTTGAAGCCCTCCATGGTGCAGTACATCTAAAAGTAAAATACAATTTTTATATTTTAAGAGGACAGCATAACTATACATTAGACCCTATCCCATCGAAGTTAATCAGCCTTAAATTGTAATGCGGATTTAGATTATAAGCTCAGGTGACATCAATCCCAATGAGGCTCTTCACTGCAAGTTTCAATTCCTGCATTATAAAAGTGTTTATCAAGCATATACTCAAATATTCTGGACAAGCCATTGCTATATTGAAATTTCCTTTCACAGTAAGATCCATAATAAACTTAGCAACACAAAATATACTGAATCTATTGTTCAGAACTTCATTTACAACCGATCAAAACCTACAAGTACACTAGTGTCTCTCAGTAAGTTGGATGGTACACTTTTATAATCCACTGCACTTTTTGAATACAATTAAAAATACAAACTAAGGATAATTTTGAGAGCGAAGCTTTATAAATCAAGACAAGTTTTACAACTTAGGCTTAATGACAGGGGTACAAGAAGCCACAGCAACATTTTTCTTCGATATTCTTAAATGTGCCCTCTGACAGACAGAAACCAAGTCAAATATAATAACATGCTTGGGTTTTTAAAAGGACGTTTTACTCTACCCCACTTGAATGACCAATAGAGACAACAAATGTCTTATTGGTAAAGTGAACCGGGGTGGCATGAAATAGATTAAACACCACACCAATACAGCCAAACCAAAAATCACAAATCTGATTAGTCATTCCCCATTgacctctgcctctcttccattgtccagctgagtaggACTTTTAAGTCCACGGCTTCATGCTGTCGCAAGTTTAAAGTTGCAGACAGACAGctcattctaggattctatgcaTCTTGATCACCCCCCAACTCCAAAACCTTCCCTGATATCCAGAATGTAAGAGTTTTCCTTTATCCTGGGACTGCTCACGTTTGGTTCAACTCTTACAattccaatcgtagccagagaatctcttcCCACCTCcgtaccattacctctggagtcccccaaggatctatccttggccccctcctattcatGTCGCCCATCGGCAACatccccaaagccttgccaccatctccaaggcacaagtcaggagtgtgatggaatactctccacttgcctggatgagtgcagctccaacaacactcaagaagctcaacactacgcaggacaaagcagcctgcttgattggcaccccatccaccaccctaaacattcactcccttcaccaccggcacaccgtagctgcagtgtgtaccatccacaggatgcactgcagcaacttgccaaggcttctttgacagcatctcctaaacccgcaacctccaccacctagaggaacaagggcagcgggcacgtCATGGGAACACTAtctgcatgttcccttccaaatcacacaccatcctggctttgaaatatatcgccgttccttcatcgtcgttgggtcaaaatcctggaactccctacctaccagcactgtgggagaaccttcaccacacagactgcagcggttcaaggcggcggctcaccactaccttctcaagggcaattaatgctggccatgcccacatcccatgaacgaataaaaaaaatcacccgAAGATatgatgtcagattccacatatacactgatgacacccagatctctttcacCGCCTCGGTGTTATCAGCCGGCTTGTCAGTCAACCAGTCCTGgacgagctgcaatttcctccaattaaacatgtggaaaaccaaagccattttcttgcgccccccctccccccacatacTCCACTCCCTCGCCACCAATTTCATCCACATACAGGTTGAAGCAATCTGTTCGCAACTCTGCATCCCAtgtgaccccaagctgagcttccaaccccatatcctctccatcacaaagacagcctacttctacctccgcaACAtctcccacctgctgctgaaaccctcttacACACCGTTGTCTAAGACTCATATTCCAGCATTCCCCTAGCCTGCCTCCCATTCTCTACCCtccataattgtaaacaattttacaacaccaagttatagtccagcaattttatttgaaattcacaagctatcggaggcttcctccttcctcaggtgttgtaaaattgtttacaattgtcaaccccagtccatcactggcatctccacatcatggctaccctcCATAAAGATGAGCTCACCCAAAAATGCTGCTGTCCATATTCTAACCCGCACCACCTCCTattcaccaatcacccctgtgctcgctgaccgacactggctcctggtcccccagcaTCTCAAACTTAAAAATTTcaccctcgtgtttaaatccctccatggccacatCCCTTCCCCTCTATCACCCTCCAACCCTACCAAAATCTCTGTTCCTCAGACTCTGGCCTCCGTGAGTTCCTGCTCCATTGGCGGTCTCATCTTCAGCCGCTTAGACCCTGAGAATCCACATCCCTTGCCTCTTAAAAGTCTTCTTAAAACCCAACttattaaccaagcttttggcctcCCAATAGTACTTTCTCCCATGTTAAAAAGCACTATACAAGTGCAAATTGTTATTAACTGTTTATACTCACTTGACTTGCTTGTTGATAATAATGCCTACAGCATGCTGTGTAACATTATAAATTCGTCCAGTCTTGCCATGGTAACATTTGTGGGGCATGCCCTTTTGAACAGTGCCTGTGCCCTAAAGAGAAGACACAGTTTAGGCTCTTACCCAGTGAGTTTTGAAATAGGGTTTAATCTATTAAGCACGGTTCAATAAAATCCAAATAGAAGAGTTTAATTCAAGCATAAAATATGTTCTTTTGAACCCATCAGCTTTCTCTGGTATCAAATACTGGTTGTACTCAgtgcaaattgtttatgtaaatggtgaacagtggtcccagcaccaatctttgtggaacaccacttcccaccttttgccaaactATCTTTAGCCCCtacttgttttctgttttgtagccagcttgctgtccattctgctacttgtcccaacTCCTCACATTCTTAGTCACGAGTCTACCTTACagaaggccttttggaaatccaaacatattacatctactgcattacccttttctatcacttcttcaaagaattcaataaagttggtcaagcatgaccttcccttttgaaatccatgctgactattctttattatatttttggtttctaaatgtttttctattacatctttgagtaaggattccattatcttcctACCACTGTTAAGCTAATTCATCACTacttccctggactggttctatctcccttttcaaatataggaatcacattagctgtctgccagtcctcggACGCTATTGCCTTTTCTAATGAAGTTTTATATatgcaatagtgcctctgctatctctaacttttaatatgcacggatgcaatccaggggttttatcctctctaagtttgatcagtttatcaattatctccccccttgctatcttaaatgtctttacatcttttttgatctcttcttctgatgtcatgcccaccatgttagtcaccCTGATAAATGCTGGGGCAAagcaattatttaatatttctgccattttgctgtcatgcgagtttatcgtgtgtatcccttagtggctctatccctatcctgatttttttcccccattattgatgtgactgtagaatactattttttaatattccttgataatttaattttgtagtttctctgccttcctaatttttttgtcttctttcctagcctttttgtatttcttttgtcatcctctccttatgGTCTACATacttaaatgtttcccactggtgttatttttttttgtcaatcagtaaatttttccagtttattctccctagttccattctcatccccttaaaatcagtttTCTTCCAATGTATTTCTTTGGgctttgtcttatttatgtccttctcaatctttatat
Proteins encoded in this region:
- the rpl21 gene encoding 60S ribosomal protein L21, which produces MTNTRGKRRGTRYMFARPFRKHGPVPLSTYFRIYKKGDIVDIKGTGTVQKGMPHKCYHGKTGRIYNVTQHAVGIIINKQVKGKILAKRINVRIEHIKHSKSRDSFLQRVKANELAKREAKENGTWVELKRQPAEPRKAHFVRTKANKPQLLEPIPYEFMA